Genomic DNA from Dehalogenimonas lykanthroporepellens BL-DC-9:
GGGAGATTCTCCTGCAACTTTACCCGAAAAGTTCAGCTGATAAAGCAATGGCCTATTTTGAAAGCGTCCACCAGAGACATGAAGTCCCGGATACCATTCCGGAAATCCGAATTGATTACTCAGCCTTCACCAGGGACGGCGGCGACATAGACTTGACTTCTATTTTATGTCAATCCGGTCTGACCGCCAGCCGGGGCGAGGCCAAGAGGCTGATTGCCCAGGGCGGTGTTTCCATTGACGGGAATAAGGTGACAACAGACACTTTGTCTCTGTCCAGCGGATGCGTCGTCAAGGCCGGTAAAAGAAAATTCGCCCGGTTGATCGACTACGAAAATCGATCGGCTGACTGAAGATATCGGTATAGTTTAGGAAAAGGAGAGAAGCAATGCAGAATCTGAGAATCCCCGGCCCCACCCCCTGCCCCCCGGAAGTGTTACAGGCCATGGGTCACCAGATGATTAACCACCGCGGCGTGGAATTTGCCGATGCCCTGAAAGATGTCACGTCCAAGATGAAAAAGGTCTTTCAAACCCAGGCCGACCCCATGCTGATTACCGGCTCCGGCACCGCCGGTCTGGAAACCGCCGTCGTTAACATGCTGTCTCCCGGCGACACCGTATTGTCGGTGTCCATCGGCGTGTTTGGCGAACGTTTCGCCAAAATCGCTGAAACTTATGGCGCCAATGTGGTCGCCCTCAACTTTCCTCACGGTCAGGCCGCCAACCCTTCATCCGTCGCCGAAGCCCTAAAGCGAAATCCGGCGGTCAAGGCAGTGCTGGTCACCCACAACGAAACATCCACCGGTATCACTAACGACTTGGGCGCCATCGCCAAGATTGTGAAATCAGCCGGTAAACTGCTATTGGTGGACTGTATCAGTTCCCTCGGTTCCATTGATGTACCGGTAGACGAGTGGGGCATCGATGTGGCCATCTCCGGTTCTCAAAAAGGCTGGATGGTACCGCCGGGCATGGCGATGGTGGCGGTTTCCGAAGCCGGCTGGCAGGCTTATGCCGAGGCCAGAATGCCGCGCTTCTATCTCGACCTGGGTAAAGCCCGCAAAAGCCTGGAGAAAGGACAGACCCCCTGGACTCCCAATGTTTCCGCCGTCCTGGCCTTCCGGATAGCGCTTGATATGATGCTGGCCGAAGGACTGGAAAACATTTTCGCCCGTCACCGCCGCATGGGACAGTTCACCCGCGATGGGATCAAGGCCCTCGGCCTCACCCTGCTGGCCGATGAACAATACGCCTCTAATACGGTAACTTCCGTCGTGGCTGATCGCGGCCTCGATCCGAAAAAACTGAACAAAATCATGCGTGAAGAGTTCGACATCGTCCTGGCCGGTGGTCAGGGACCGTTGGAAGGCAAGATTTTCCGCATCGGTCACCTGGGTCTGGTCAAGGAAGCCGATATCCAGGCCGTTTTCGACGCGCTGAAAATAGCTCTGCCCAAAGCCGGCTTTACCGGTTGAACGGCAATAGCCAAAAAGATAATATTGTCAACAATCAGGTAACTCAAGGAGAATGACTGTGCCGCAGAAAAAAGTGCTTGTCGCCGACGCCCTGGCCGCCGGCGGTATCGAAAAACTCAAGACCGTAGCCTCCGTCGATGTCAAGACCGGAATGAAACCCGATGAACTTGTCGGTATCATCGGCGATTATGATGCCCTGCTGGTGCGGTCGCAGACCAAAGTTACTGCTGAAGTCATCGCCGCCGGAAAAAAACTGCAGATAATCGGCCGCGCCGGCGTCGGCGTGGACAATGTAGATATCAATTCTGCGTCCGAAAGAGGCATCATCGTCGTCAACGCCCCGACCGGAAACACCATTTCGGCGGCGGAGCATGCCTTCGCCCTGATGCTCTCCCTCGCCCGCCATATTCCTCAGGCTAACGCTTCACTGAAAAGCTGTCAGTGGAAACGGTCGGATTTCCTGGGAACCGAGCTCAAGGGGAAAGCACTGGGTGTGGTCGGCCTCGGGAACATCGGCTCCGAGGTTGCCAAGCGGGCCCGCGGTTTCGAGATGAAGGTCCTCGGCTTTGACCCTTACGTCACCGAAGAGCGGGCAAGGAACATGCAGGTTGAGCTGGCCTCTCTGGAACGCATCTACCGGGAAGCCGATTTCATCACCCTGCACGTCCCCCTTACCGCCCAGACCCGCAACATGATCGGAGCCAAACAGCTGGCCATGATGAAGCCGACCACTCGTATCATCAATGCCGCTCGGGGTGGCCTTATCGACGAAGAAGCCCTGGTTGCGGCCATCAATAACAACCGACTGGCTGGTGCCGCCATCGATGTCTTCGTCAAGGAACCATGCACGGAAAGTATTCTGTTCGACGTGCCACGCATCATCGTCACGCCTCATCTGGGGGCTTCCACCGCCGAAGCTCAGGACATGGCCACTGCCGACGTTGTCGATCAGGTTATCGACGTCTTCGCCGGCCGGCCGGCGCGCTATGCCGTCAATGCCCCTTACATCCCAGCCGAAAGCCTGCCGGTCATTTCTCCTTACGTGAAAGTCGCCAAAATGCTGGGCCGACTGCTCCAGCAAATGTCGGAAGGTCAGTTCAAGAGCCTGAACATCAAATACTCCGGTGAAATATCCGGTTACGAAACCAGAGCGCTCAAGGCGACCATTCTCGGGGGCATCCTGGAGCAGGTTTCAGAAGAACGGGTCAATGTCGTCAACGCTGACATCGTGGCCAGCAAGCGCGGTATCTGCGTTTCGGAACAGAAGGAGCCGTCATGTGAAAACTACCAGAGCATGATGACCGTAGAAGCGACCACATCCGGCGGCCCGCTGTCGGCCGCGGCCACCTTCCTGCGCGACCAGGTTCATATCGTCAGAATCAACGATTACTGGATTGACATCACGCCGGGGGGGTTCTTCCTGTTCGCTGACCATCGGGATCGACCGGGCCTTATCGGTGCCGTCGGCGGTATCACCGGCAAGGCCGATGTTAATGTCAGCTACATGCACCTGTCGCGTCTGAAGCCCCGGGGACAGGCTCTCATGGTGCTGGCACTGGATGAATCACTGTCTGATGCTGATCTGGCCGAAATCCGATCCCTTGACGGAGTCAATTCAGCCAAAATGGTAAGCCTGTGACCACCGGAGACAGAGACTGGATATGAAAATCGGCGTACTGGCTCTCCAGGGGGCTTTCATTGAGCATATCCATATGCTGGAACGGGTACCATCCGTTGAGGCGGTCGAAGTACGCCGGACTTCTCAAATACAGGGATTGAGCGGTCTGATAATCCCCGGTGGTGAAAGCACCACCATCCTCAAGCTTATCCGTCAGCACGGAATAGATTCCCGGCTGACCGAACTATCCGGCAACGGCTTTCCCATCTGGGGCACCTGTGCCGGCACTATACTGCTGGCCGGTCAGATAGCCAATACCAATCCCAACATGCCGGCCGGACTGGGGCTGATGAATATCACAGTAGTTCGTAATGCCTTCGGCCGTCAGGTGGACAGTTTCGAAAGCAACCTGCAAATACCGGTATTGGGTGACATTCCTTTTCCGGCGGTATTTATCCGAGCCCCGCTCATTGAGGAAACTCAGCCTCCGGTAGAAGTTCTGGCCCGGCTGGGCAACGGATCGATAGTCGCCGCACGTCAAGAAAATCTGCTGGCAACAACCTTCCACCCGGAACTGGGGCAGGACGACCGTTTTCACCGCTATTTCATCACCATGGCCGAAGCGTATCTCGCTTATTCCCGGGACTGCTGACGCCCCTTCTCAAGACGAAGTACTGTCTTGGGCTTTGCTGACGCCCAGTTTCACCGACTTGCCGTCCAACTTGTAGGCATCGGCTACGAGCCCGATATCTTCCGGTACCCCTTCAACAATAACGACCGCCAGGGTTTCTTTCCGGATATAAGTGTCCCATTCCCGGATGACGTCCGCAATCTCTGCAGAGGCCTCGAAATAAACTTTGATATGGTCCGCTATCTCGAGATCGGCGTTCCGGCGCAGTCCCTGAATACGATGGGTGATTTCCCGCACCAGTCCTTCGTCCACCAGATCCGGCGTCATCGTCGTATCGATACCGACCGTCAGACCGGCATCGGCAACCATAGCCGCTTCAGCCGGCATATCGTTTTCGCCTGTAAATACTATCTCCTTGACATTCAGCTCCTCGGCAATGGCTTCGACCAGCGCAGACAGACCGGCAGGCTTACCGGCGGAAACACCCTTGACCAGGGCCCGGCTCAAGGGCTGTCGCACCTTGATTCCGGCTTGTGCCCGGGCCGCCCGGCCGATACTGGATATCTTCATCGCCTGCCGCATAGCGGTTGACAGGTTCAGATCTATCGCTTCTTGGTCAGCTACCGGGTAATCGGTCAAATGAACACTGTCGGGCGCATCCGGCTTCACTGACTTCACCAGATTCAGATATATGGTATCGGCCAGGAAGGGCAGGAACGGCGCCAGCAACTGAGCCGTCTTCACCAGACACTGGTACAGCGCATAATAGGCCGAAAGCTTGTCGGCATCGCTCTCCGATTTCCAGAACCTTCTCCGGGACCGCCGGACGTACCAATTGGACAGGTAATCGACAAAGCTTTCCATCGCCCGGGCTCCGGAGACCGGATCATAATTCTCCATGTTTTCAGTGACCTCGGCAATAAGCTGATTCAACTCGCTGAGTATCCAGCGGTCGAGTTCAGACACCACCGGTGGTTCTGGCCCGCTGGGATCATATTTATCGATATTGGCATACAGCACGAAGAAGGAGTAGACATTCCACAGAGTGGACATGAACGACCGGCTGACCTCTTTCACCAATTGCTCCGAAAAACGCCGGGCGTTGCCGGCAGGTGAGGCGGTGAACAGATACCAGCGCACGGCATCGGCGCCATGCTTGTCGATGACTGATTCCGGGGTGACCACATTACCCCGTGACTTGCTCATTTTCTCGCCCTTACCGTCGAGTATGTGCCCCAGGCATATCACGTTTTGAAAGCTGGGCCGGCCGAACAGCAAAGTGGACAGCGCGTGGAGGCTGTAGAACCAGCCGCGGGTCTGGTCGATGGCTTCACAAATATAATCTGCCGGAAAACGACCGTCATCGAATATCCCCCGGCTATCGGGGTCAAAGGGATAATGATATTGAGCTACCGGCATGGCGCCGGAATCGAACCAGCAGTCGATGACATCGGTTACCCGGAGCATGGAACCACCGCACCCGGAACAGTTGAAGGTGAATTCATCTACATAAGGCCGGTGCAGATCCAGAGACTCAGGCAATCCGGAAAAACCTGGCTTAGAACTCAGCTCTTCCAGACCGCCGACGCACTCCAGACTACCGCAGTCACTGCAACGCCAGATGGGCACCGGGGTTCCCCAGTAGCGTTCCCGGGAAAAGGCCCAGTCGACATTATTCTGTAGCCAATCACCGAAACGGCCGGTCTTGATATGACCCGGATACCAGTTGATATCGTCATTGCCGGATATCAGCTCTTCCCGACAGACGGTCGTCCGGATATACCAGCTTTGTTTGGCAAAATAAAGCAGTGGCGTACCGCACCGCCAGCAGAAGGGATAGGTGTGCAGGATTTTCTCACTCCTGAACATTAATCCCCGACTTTCCAGGTCGGAAATGATAGCCGGGTCGGCTTTTTTAACAAACTTGCCGGCACCGGGATACTCTCCGTTGATCTTCCCCTGCAGATCTACATGATGTATAAAATACAGGCCGTGTTTTCTTCCTGAATCGTAATCGACCTCCCCGTATGCCGGAGCAGTATGCACGATACCGGTACCATCGTCCATGGATACATAATCGGCGGCAATTACCGGATACTCCAGGTTTTCCGGAGAAGCCGGCGTCAGTTCACCGTTAACCAGCCGGCTGACAGTCATGCCGAATTGACCTGGGTCGTACAGGGGAGCATATGTCAGGCCAACGAGTTCGGCGCCGGTCACTCGGCCTGCCGTTTGATATTCGTCGGCCAGAATGGCGTTGACACGAGCTTCCGCCAGTACCAGATATTCATCGCCCAGGTCCACAACAGCGTAATCGGCGCTCTCCGATATCGCCAGCGCGGTATTGGCCGGCAATGTCCAGGGAGTGGTCGTCCAGGCCAGCAGGCTCAATGGTTTGCCGGCATAAACAGCCAGATTACCGGTCAGCCCCTGTGGGTTGACCCGAAACCTGACGTAAACCGACGGATCCTCAGTGTTCTCTTCATATCCGAGAGCTACTTCATGAGAGGATAGTGATGTGCCGCACCGGGGGCAATGCGGAGTCACCTTGTGCCCCTGGTAAACCAGTCCTTTGTCCCATAGTTGCTTGACCACCCACCAGCCACTTTCAATGTAACTGTTGTTCATGGTGACATAGGCATTATCCAGGTCTACCCAGTAACCGATGCGTTCTGTCAGCTGGTTCCAGTCGTTGACATACCGGAAAACCGATTCCCGGCATTTCTGGTTAAACTCGGCGATGCCGTATTTTTCGATATCGGTCTTGCTTTTGAAGCCAAGTTCTTTTTCCACTTCCAGCTCCACTGGGAGGCCGTGGGTATCCCAACCGCCGATGCGCGGGGCGTAATATCCCTTCATCACCTTGTAACGGGGAATGACATCCTTGAATACCCGTGACAGTACGTGATGAATGCCCGGCTTACCGTTGGCAGTCGGCGGCCCTTCGTAAAGGGTAAACCTCTTGTTGCCTTTCCGGTTCTGGACCGAACGCCGAAAAATATCCTTTTCAGCCCAATAAGCCATTACTGCTTTTTCGGTTTCGTTGAAATTTACTCTGCTGTTGACCGGGTTGAACATGTTATTTCCCTCAAATAAAAAATTCCCGCCCCTCAAGGGACGGGATATACCCGCGGTACCACCCTCGTTCCCCGGTTTTGATTACCGGAGCACTCATTCAAGGCACTATCATGCCTGTCCGTTATAACGGTCGGCTCCGTCCAGGGCTAATCAAGATTTCTCTTTCACCCGGCAACTCAGGAGTGATTTTCAACCGGTTCTGCGCCGTCCGCTTCCACCGTACCGGACTCGCTGGGGCCGCCACCGGACTACTCGTCTCCGTCTTCGCTTTATGAAAAGTCAGGATACCATATCATTTTACTTGCGGCAAACCAGGACCGGGTTTTAGCGGATGGCCCCGTCACGCGGCACAACCACTACCTTCCGTTCATCACCGACACCGACACTCTGAGTCACCACCGCCGGGTCGCCGGCCAGCACCAGGTGAACAATGCGCCGCTCGAAAGCCGACATCGGATCAAGGGGAACCGGCATTTTCTTCACTCTGACCTGTTCAGCAGTTTTTCTCGCCAGCACCTCCAGCGCCTTAAAACGCCGCTGACGATAACCGTTGACATCGACCAGGATGGGCAGATACTCTCTGATTCGCTGTGCCACCAGGATGCGCACCAGGTACTGGAAGTTAGCCAGCGTCTGACCGTGCCTGCCGATCAGCAATCCCAGGTCTTCCCCCAGAATATCGAAGACCAGACCGGACTCATTTTCGGCCTCCTCGGTTACCATGGCATCCGGGAGATATTCGACACCCGCGTCCAAACCCATATGATCCACCAGCCCCTGAATGATTTCAGTGGTGATGGCTATCGCCTCTTCAGCACAGACTCCGTTCTGTTTCTGGCCGTCAGGTTTCAAAGAAACGGTGATACAGGCTTCCTCTGCGCCGAGGCCGAAGATGCCCTGGCTACCTTCGCTTATTACGTCGATGTCCAGGTCTTCCCTTTTTACCTTTAGCTTTTCCAGGGCGCTGCTGATCGCTTCCTCCACCGTCCGTCCGTATATCTCCTGGTGTTTCATCGATTATCTCCTCGGATTGATCCACCACGACAGGTTCCGTCGGGGTGGTGACATTCTTTTTTTCATTAGCGGCAACCCTGGCCTTGATATCTCGTTGTCCCTGGAACCGAGCCAGAATACCCTGAAACCATGGCTTCAGTTCGCCCGGACCGGTAGTTATCCACTGCATGATGATGCGCAGAATACTTGAGGTAAGCCAATACACAGCCAGTCCGGCCGGAAAGGTTATGGAGATGAACACAAACATACCCGGCATCATGAAAAGCATCATTTTACTTTGAGCGGCAACCTTGGGGTCGGTAGACGGAGGAGTGGTCATCTTCTGTTGCAGGAACATAATACCGCCCACCAGAAAAGCCAGGAGATAATCTGGAACAGCCAGATTCAGCCACAGAAACTGAGCATCCAACGGCAAACTCTGGTAAAGTACCGGCCAGTCATATAGTCGACCGGAAAGGTTGACGAAATCTTCCGGGGTAACGGCCAGCACTCGTATTATGGACTGGTACAAGGCAATCCAGATCGGCATTTGGACTACCATGGGTACCAGACACCCTGAAGCACTGGCACCGGATTCCTTCATCAGTGTCATCTGCTCCTGAGCCAGCTTCTGCCGGTCGTTGGCGTATTTCTTCTGCAAGGCCTGAATCTTTGGCTGTAGCTCCTGCATGGCCTTGGTCGCCCGTATCTGCTTTAGCGCCAAAGGGTACATTAAGGCGAAAATAATTACCGTCAATACGATGACCGTCAGACCGAAACTATGGAACAACACGCTGGACAGCCAGACCATGACATTGATCAGCGGGTTTAATATTATCAGATCCCAGATGGCGCCTATATCCACTTGATTACCCCTTTACTGAACATCATAGAACCAGATCTGAGATCCGGTGGCGGTGTTGAGCGCGTAGATGGTTTCGTTGGTCTGGGAATGGACGAAGACTACATCCCCGCTGACCGCCAGCGGCGCCCTGACCGTGGTACCCAGGTCGGTAATTCTGGTTATCTGGCCGGAACCGATATCCAGCAGACTCACCGTTCCATCTTGGGCGGCTATTACAAGTTTACCGTTGATCAAAACCGGAGCCGCAGAGAGCGGCGCTGTAAATTCATAATTGGCTTCCAATGAACCCGACGCCAAATTGACGGCATACAGAGTGCTGTCGGTATTGGGAGCAAAAACCGTGCCCTCGCTAACTACCACGGACGTCCAGAACCAGCGGTCTCCAGAAAGGGACCAGCGTTCCTTGCCGGTATTACGGTCAATGGCGTACAGGTTGCGGTCGAGACTGCCGATAATCACCGTATCACCTTCTACCACCGCTGGTGCCGTGAATACTCCATCAGCTTTGAACGACCATAACTGCTGACCGGTTTCAGCCTCGACGGCGTAAAAATGCTTATCGAAAGAGCCGAAATAGATGACTCCGTCAGCGACAACCGGCGTCGCCCATATCTTGGCCCCCGTTGAGAACTCCCAGTTTCGGGCGCCGGTACCAGCGTCATGAGCATAAAGGTTGCCGTCATCCGAACCATAAATAATCAAACCATCATGGTAAGCCAGACCGGTTGCCACAGCCGAAGGCAGTTTGTTATCGAACGGATAGGTCCATTTCAGGGTGCCGGCAGTATTCAAAGCATAAACTTTGCCGGAGTAGCCGACGACATAAATAGTATCATCAACCACCAACGGACTGCCGTACGCTCCCTGCGCCCCTTCCAGGCTGTTCTGCCATACGGGGATTCCATTTTGGGAGTTCAGGGCAAACAAAGTCCCTTCGCGGGTAACAAAATAAAGGTTATCACCATCAATGGTCACACCGCTCCAGCCCAGAGGCCGGGTGGTACCACCGAAACAACCAGTGGTTATCAATGCCAGGGCTACCAGCATAATGGTGACTGTAACTGTTTTCTTGAATAAGCTCAATTCTTTTTCCTCGTACATTCAGGGAACCGGGTCATAGCCGCCCTGGTTCAGCGGATGGCACCTTGCCAGCCGTCTGGCCCCCAGCCAGACTCCCTTTATAACACCATACTTTACGATTGCCTCATAAGTATACTGAGAGCACGTCGGCAGGAATCGGCACGAGGACGGAGTCACTTTCGATATGCTGTTCTGGTACAACCTGATAATCCATAAAGCTAGATTGCTCATATATTACCGACCAGTCCGGCTCGTTTCGCCAGACCCCTTGAACTTTTTTCCAGCTGAGCGTAGGTAGCCCTCGCGGAGGTTTGCCGGGCGATAAAAACGATGTCGTATCCCGGCATCAGGTTCTGCCCCCTTATTATCTCTTTCAACCTTCGGCGAACCATATTTCTGACCACAGCGCCGCCGACTTTCCTGCTGACTACGAAACCGTAGCGGTTGAGCGAAGAACCGTTGAAAACCTTCTTCATCACCAGGTTCCGATCTGACCAGCCGCCGGATGTGTCCATTATCCGGCGAAACTCCCGACTATTTTTAATGGTAACCAATTTCACTTCAGCCGCATCGCCTTCCGCTCCCCGAGGCGGTATGAATTATAC
This window encodes:
- a CDS encoding D-3-phosphoglycerate dehydrogenase (KEGG: det:DET0599 D-3-phosphoglycerate dehydrogenase~TIGRFAM: D-3-phosphoglycerate dehydrogenase~PFAM: D-isomer specific 2-hydroxyacid dehydrogenase NAD-binding; D-isomer specific 2-hydroxyacid dehydrogenase catalytic region; amino acid-binding ACT domain protein); translation: MPQKKVLVADALAAGGIEKLKTVASVDVKTGMKPDELVGIIGDYDALLVRSQTKVTAEVIAAGKKLQIIGRAGVGVDNVDINSASERGIIVVNAPTGNTISAAEHAFALMLSLARHIPQANASLKSCQWKRSDFLGTELKGKALGVVGLGNIGSEVAKRARGFEMKVLGFDPYVTEERARNMQVELASLERIYREADFITLHVPLTAQTRNMIGAKQLAMMKPTTRIINAARGGLIDEEALVAAINNNRLAGAAIDVFVKEPCTESILFDVPRIIVTPHLGASTAEAQDMATADVVDQVIDVFAGRPARYAVNAPYIPAESLPVISPYVKVAKMLGRLLQQMSEGQFKSLNIKYSGEISGYETRALKATILGGILEQVSEERVNVVNADIVASKRGICVSEQKEPSCENYQSMMTVEATTSGGPLSAAATFLRDQVHIVRINDYWIDITPGGFFLFADHRDRPGLIGAVGGITGKADVNVSYMHLSRLKPRGQALMVLALDESLSDADLAEIRSLDGVNSAKMVSL
- a CDS encoding protein of unknown function DUF37 (PFAM: protein of unknown function DUF37~KEGG: deg:DehalGT_0878 protein of unknown function DUF37), coding for MSNLALWIIRLYQNSISKVTPSSCRFLPTCSQYTYEAIVKYGVIKGVWLGARRLARCHPLNQGGYDPVP
- a CDS encoding isoleucyl-tRNA synthetase (KEGG: det:DET1038 isoleucyl-tRNA synthetase~TIGRFAM: isoleucyl-tRNA synthetase), whose amino-acid sequence is MFNPVNSRVNFNETEKAVMAYWAEKDIFRRSVQNRKGNKRFTLYEGPPTANGKPGIHHVLSRVFKDVIPRYKVMKGYYAPRIGGWDTHGLPVELEVEKELGFKSKTDIEKYGIAEFNQKCRESVFRYVNDWNQLTERIGYWVDLDNAYVTMNNSYIESGWWVVKQLWDKGLVYQGHKVTPHCPRCGTSLSSHEVALGYEENTEDPSVYVRFRVNPQGLTGNLAVYAGKPLSLLAWTTTPWTLPANTALAISESADYAVVDLGDEYLVLAEARVNAILADEYQTAGRVTGAELVGLTYAPLYDPGQFGMTVSRLVNGELTPASPENLEYPVIAADYVSMDDGTGIVHTAPAYGEVDYDSGRKHGLYFIHHVDLQGKINGEYPGAGKFVKKADPAIISDLESRGLMFRSEKILHTYPFCWRCGTPLLYFAKQSWYIRTTVCREELISGNDDINWYPGHIKTGRFGDWLQNNVDWAFSRERYWGTPVPIWRCSDCGSLECVGGLEELSSKPGFSGLPESLDLHRPYVDEFTFNCSGCGGSMLRVTDVIDCWFDSGAMPVAQYHYPFDPDSRGIFDDGRFPADYICEAIDQTRGWFYSLHALSTLLFGRPSFQNVICLGHILDGKGEKMSKSRGNVVTPESVIDKHGADAVRWYLFTASPAGNARRFSEQLVKEVSRSFMSTLWNVYSFFVLYANIDKYDPSGPEPPVVSELDRWILSELNQLIAEVTENMENYDPVSGARAMESFVDYLSNWYVRRSRRRFWKSESDADKLSAYYALYQCLVKTAQLLAPFLPFLADTIYLNLVKSVKPDAPDSVHLTDYPVADQEAIDLNLSTAMRQAMKISSIGRAARAQAGIKVRQPLSRALVKGVSAGKPAGLSALVEAIAEELNVKEIVFTGENDMPAEAAMVADAGLTVGIDTTMTPDLVDEGLVREITHRIQGLRRNADLEIADHIKVYFEASAEIADVIREWDTYIRKETLAVVIVEGVPEDIGLVADAYKLDGKSVKLGVSKAQDSTSS
- a CDS encoding ribonuclease P protein component (KEGG: hor:Hore_23600 ribonuclease P protein component~TIGRFAM: ribonuclease P protein component~PFAM: ribonuclease P protein) — encoded protein: MDTSGGWSDRNLVMKKVFNGSSLNRYGFVVSRKVGGAVVRNMVRRRLKEIIRGQNLMPGYDIVFIARQTSARATYAQLEKSSRGLAKRAGLVGNI
- a CDS encoding Pyrrolo-quinoline quinone (PFAM: Pyrrolo-quinoline quinone~KEGG: det:DET1041 PQQ repeat-containing protein), whose product is MYEEKELSLFKKTVTVTIMLVALALITTGCFGGTTRPLGWSGVTIDGDNLYFVTREGTLFALNSQNGIPVWQNSLEGAQGAYGSPLVVDDTIYVVGYSGKVYALNTAGTLKWTYPFDNKLPSAVATGLAYHDGLIIYGSDDGNLYAHDAGTGARNWEFSTGAKIWATPVVADGVIYFGSFDKHFYAVEAETGQQLWSFKADGVFTAPAVVEGDTVIIGSLDRNLYAIDRNTGKERWSLSGDRWFWTSVVVSEGTVFAPNTDSTLYAVNLASGSLEANYEFTAPLSAAPVLINGKLVIAAQDGTVSLLDIGSGQITRITDLGTTVRAPLAVSGDVVFVHSQTNETIYALNTATGSQIWFYDVQ
- a CDS encoding aminotransferase class V (PFAM: aminotransferase class V~KEGG: dev:DhcVS_540 aminotransferase, class V); this encodes MQNLRIPGPTPCPPEVLQAMGHQMINHRGVEFADALKDVTSKMKKVFQTQADPMLITGSGTAGLETAVVNMLSPGDTVLSVSIGVFGERFAKIAETYGANVVALNFPHGQAANPSSVAEALKRNPAVKAVLVTHNETSTGITNDLGAIAKIVKSAGKLLLVDCISSLGSIDVPVDEWGIDVAISGSQKGWMVPPGMAMVAVSEAGWQAYAEARMPRFYLDLGKARKSLEKGQTPWTPNVSAVLAFRIALDMMLAEGLENIFARHRRMGQFTRDGIKALGLTLLADEQYASNTVTSVVADRGLDPKKLNKIMREEFDIVLAGGQGPLEGKIFRIGHLGLVKEADIQAVFDALKIALPKAGFTG
- a CDS encoding single-stranded nucleic acid binding R3H domain protein (KEGG: dev:DhcVS_909 RNA-binding protein~PFAM: single-stranded nucleic acid binding R3H domain protein~SMART: single-stranded nucleic acid binding R3H domain protein), whose product is MKHQEIYGRTVEEAISSALEKLKVKREDLDIDVISEGSQGIFGLGAEEACITVSLKPDGQKQNGVCAEEAIAITTEIIQGLVDHMGLDAGVEYLPDAMVTEEAENESGLVFDILGEDLGLLIGRHGQTLANFQYLVRILVAQRIREYLPILVDVNGYRQRRFKALEVLARKTAEQVRVKKMPVPLDPMSAFERRIVHLVLAGDPAVVTQSVGVGDERKVVVVPRDGAIR
- a CDS encoding SNO glutamine amidotransferase (PFAM: SNO glutamine amidotransferase~KEGG: dev:DhcVS_538 SNO glutamine amidotransferase family), with the translated sequence MKIGVLALQGAFIEHIHMLERVPSVEAVEVRRTSQIQGLSGLIIPGGESTTILKLIRQHGIDSRLTELSGNGFPIWGTCAGTILLAGQIANTNPNMPAGLGLMNITVVRNAFGRQVDSFESNLQIPVLGDIPFPAVFIRAPLIEETQPPVEVLARLGNGSIVAARQENLLATTFHPELGQDDRFHRYFITMAEAYLAYSRDC